In one window of Sphingomonas sp. BGYR3 DNA:
- a CDS encoding DUF1826 domain-containing protein, with amino-acid sequence MTMNDHRLSGMATVIDRADAVAAATRSLEDLAAVRHPDIALAIHSRSLPPRLSDAVDALDLDGIDDTDLIVDLPISGEAFAAALAVSGFPASAARMIGDDMARLAQVLGDVAGCTRLAIRLHVVETDACRKFHADYVTLRLLTTYRGRATEWHRADTPDRIDRLRPGDVAIFKGRVLLDPPAVLHRSPPIAGTGEHRLLLVVDPVPLPGG; translated from the coding sequence ATGACCATGAACGATCACCGCCTGTCCGGGATGGCGACCGTCATTGACCGCGCAGACGCCGTTGCGGCCGCAACCCGCTCGCTTGAGGATCTGGCTGCGGTCCGGCATCCCGATATCGCCCTGGCCATTCATTCGCGTTCCTTGCCGCCCCGTCTGTCCGATGCTGTGGACGCGCTCGACCTTGACGGGATCGACGATACCGATCTGATCGTCGATCTGCCGATCAGCGGAGAGGCCTTTGCAGCAGCCCTGGCGGTCAGCGGCTTTCCCGCTTCGGCCGCGCGCATGATCGGCGACGACATGGCGCGGTTGGCGCAGGTGCTGGGCGATGTTGCGGGCTGCACCCGGCTGGCGATCCGACTGCACGTCGTTGAAACCGATGCCTGCCGAAAGTTTCATGCGGACTATGTCACGCTGCGCCTCTTGACCACCTATCGCGGCCGCGCGACCGAATGGCACCGTGCAGACACGCCCGACCGGATCGATCGGCTTCGGCCCGGTGACGTTGCGATCTTCAAGGGCCGGGTGCTGCTCGACCCGCCGGCCGTGCTGCATCGCTCGCCGCCGATTGCCGGAACGGGCGAGCATCGGTTGCTGCTGGTCGTCGATCCTGTGCCGTTGCCCGGCGGCTGA
- a CDS encoding formate--tetrahydrofolate ligase, protein MLTDIEISRAAAIRPVLEIAERAGIPADAVEPYGHHKAKVDVHRLPACDAPGKLILVTAINPTPAGEGKTTTSVGLADALNRIGKRTMLCLREPSLGPCFGTKGGAAGGGYAQVIPMEDINLHFTGDFHAITSAHNLLAAMIDNHIYWGNALGIDTRRVVWRRVVDMNDRALRDIVQSLGGAVNGYPRESGFDITVASEVMAILCLADGLADLEARLSRIVIGYTRDRRPVTARDLNADGAMAVLLAQAIKPNLVQTLEGNPALVHGGPFANIAHGCNSVIATRTGLGLADYVVTEAGFGADLGAEKFFDIKCRQSGLRPDAVVIVATVRALKMNGGVAKGDLARPDVDAVRRGAVNLVRHIENVRQFGVPAVVAINRFHTDGDDELAAIASIVAAHGSQAMICTHWADGGAGAEDLARRVVEIADAPSQFAPLYDDDLPLFDKINTVATRIYRAEAAVASPEVHAQLARWQDAGYGHLPVCIAKTQYSFSTDPAALGAPTGHIVSVRDVRLAAGAGFVVAICGDIRTMPGLPRVPAAESIRVDADGLIQGLF, encoded by the coding sequence ATGCTGACCGACATTGAAATCTCGCGCGCCGCCGCCATCCGCCCGGTTCTGGAAATCGCGGAGCGCGCCGGGATCCCCGCCGACGCCGTCGAACCCTATGGGCATCACAAGGCAAAGGTGGACGTCCACCGCCTGCCCGCGTGCGATGCGCCGGGCAAGCTGATCCTGGTCACCGCGATCAACCCGACCCCGGCGGGAGAGGGGAAGACGACGACGTCGGTCGGGCTGGCGGATGCGCTGAACCGGATCGGCAAGCGGACGATGCTGTGCCTGCGCGAACCCTCGCTCGGCCCCTGTTTCGGGACAAAGGGCGGGGCGGCCGGGGGCGGCTATGCGCAGGTCATCCCGATGGAAGACATCAACCTGCATTTCACCGGCGATTTCCACGCGATCACCAGCGCGCACAACCTGCTCGCCGCGATGATCGACAATCACATCTATTGGGGCAATGCGCTGGGCATCGACACCCGCCGGGTGGTCTGGCGCCGCGTCGTCGACATGAACGACCGGGCGCTGCGCGACATTGTTCAATCGCTTGGCGGCGCAGTGAACGGGTATCCTCGCGAATCCGGGTTCGACATCACGGTCGCGTCCGAAGTCATGGCGATCCTGTGCCTGGCCGACGGCCTTGCCGATCTGGAGGCGCGGCTCAGCCGGATCGTCATCGGCTATACCCGCGACCGGCGGCCCGTCACGGCCCGCGACCTGAACGCCGACGGCGCCATGGCGGTGCTGCTGGCACAGGCGATCAAGCCCAATCTGGTCCAGACGCTGGAGGGCAATCCCGCGCTGGTTCATGGCGGCCCGTTCGCCAATATCGCCCATGGCTGCAATTCGGTCATTGCCACGCGCACCGGCCTTGGCCTTGCCGACTATGTCGTGACCGAAGCGGGGTTCGGGGCAGATCTGGGCGCGGAAAAATTCTTCGACATCAAATGCCGCCAATCGGGCCTGCGCCCCGATGCCGTGGTCATCGTGGCCACCGTCCGCGCGCTCAAGATGAATGGCGGCGTTGCCAAGGGCGATCTGGCCCGGCCGGATGTCGATGCGGTCCGGCGCGGCGCGGTCAATCTGGTGCGCCATATCGAAAATGTCCGGCAGTTCGGCGTGCCCGCCGTCGTCGCGATCAACCGGTTCCACACCGATGGCGACGATGAACTGGCCGCCATTGCCTCGATCGTTGCGGCACACGGGTCACAGGCGATGATCTGCACGCACTGGGCCGATGGCGGTGCGGGAGCGGAGGATCTGGCCCGGCGGGTGGTCGAAATTGCCGACGCGCCGTCGCAATTCGCGCCGCTCTATGACGACGACCTGCCGCTGTTCGACAAGATCAACACCGTCGCCACCCGCATTTACCGGGCAGAGGCGGCGGTCGCCTCGCCAGAGGTGCACGCTCAACTCGCCCGGTGGCAGGATGCGGGCTATGGCCACCTGCCTGTCTGCATTGCCAAGACGCAGTACAGCTTTTCCACCGATCCCGCCGCGCTGGGCGCGCCGACCGGGCATATCGTATCGGTGCGCGACGTGCGGCTGGCAGCGGGGGCGGGCTTTGTCGTCGCGATCTGCGGCGACATCCGCACCATGCCCGGCCTGCCCCGCGTACCTGCGGCAGAATCCATCCGCGTCGATGCCGACGGCCTGATCCAGGGGCTGTTCTAG
- a CDS encoding pectinesterase family protein translates to MTGRHGIYLTSRRHMLGIAAATLAIGIAPVALAAPDPVARLRVSLSVPGAHRTVAAAIAALPPQGGVIRIDRGLWREKLAITAANVTLVGLGDRPEDTVITWDDSSQKAGGTVRSATLTVSGDRFRMGNLTVRNDWALRPDAYPTQAVALALTGDRAVLDHVRLDGHQDTLFAGKGPGGRLSRHYFGNSRISGHVDFIFGNANAYFSRCALHGNAGSTVMITAHSRNADDDPSAYVFDRCTITADADAGPIWLGRSWRDYARVIFLDTRMDAPVAPGGWREWTPGTTDRLKTSYYAEYRSTGRGAPPPPRVATAHRLSREQAAQWRRDQFFGGDTGWIDEGLMALAQERKVR, encoded by the coding sequence ATGACAGGGCGGCACGGCATTTACCTGACCAGTCGTCGGCATATGCTTGGCATCGCCGCTGCGACGCTGGCGATCGGCATCGCGCCGGTCGCCCTGGCCGCGCCCGACCCCGTCGCCCGCCTGCGGGTCAGCCTGTCGGTGCCGGGGGCGCATCGGACGGTGGCCGCCGCCATCGCCGCCCTGCCGCCACAGGGCGGGGTCATCCGCATCGATCGCGGCCTCTGGCGGGAAAAGCTGGCCATCACGGCCGCCAATGTCACGCTGGTCGGGCTGGGCGATCGCCCGGAGGACACGGTCATCACCTGGGACGATTCCTCGCAAAAGGCGGGCGGCACTGTCAGGTCGGCGACGCTTACCGTTTCGGGCGACCGGTTCCGCATGGGCAACCTGACGGTCCGCAACGACTGGGCCTTGCGCCCCGATGCCTATCCGACCCAGGCGGTTGCACTGGCACTGACCGGCGACCGGGCGGTGCTCGATCATGTCCGGCTGGACGGGCATCAGGATACGCTGTTCGCGGGCAAGGGGCCGGGCGGTCGATTGTCGCGGCACTATTTCGGGAACAGCCGGATATCCGGCCATGTCGATTTCATCTTCGGCAACGCCAATGCCTATTTCAGCCGCTGCGCCCTGCACGGCAATGCCGGATCGACGGTGATGATCACCGCGCACAGCCGGAATGCCGATGATGACCCCAGCGCCTATGTCTTCGATCGCTGCACGATCACTGCCGATGCCGACGCGGGGCCGATCTGGCTGGGCCGGTCGTGGCGCGACTATGCACGCGTCATCTTTCTCGACACCCGCATGGATGCACCCGTTGCCCCCGGCGGCTGGCGGGAATGGACGCCGGGCACGACCGACCGTCTGAAGACGAGCTATTATGCCGAATATCGCTCAACCGGCCGCGGCGCACCGCCCCCGCCGCGCGTGGCGACCGCGCATCGGCTCAGCCGGGAACAGGCCGCGCAGTGGCGGCGGGACCAGTTTTTCGGCGGCGATACCGGCTGGATCGACGAGGGGCTGATGGCCCTGGCACAGGAGAGGAAGGTCCGATGA
- a CDS encoding rhamnogalacturonan acetylesterase encodes MNRTSIMIAAALLTLPVAARAQTAPALAPVPREFPREIAPSKIILVGDSTTAVVGGWGPSFCAYHVTSFMACLNLARGGRSSRTYMQERSWELALNEARVPGYQRTWVLIQFGHNDQPGKTRSTELAQEFPGYIRRYVDDARRAGAIPVLLTPLTRRTFRDARLDNDLEPWAAAIRTVAKEADVPLIDLNAASAAAVQTMGERAAERFAQLPPGAVPPAAPAPTASPSATEVNVIPTALPKLAFDRTHLGVEGADYFAEMVAELLADAVPDMRPLLFVDRLDKRAGAAPSGR; translated from the coding sequence ATGAACCGCACGTCCATCATGATAGCGGCCGCGCTGCTGACGCTGCCCGTCGCTGCCCGCGCCCAGACCGCACCGGCACTGGCACCCGTGCCGCGCGAATTTCCGCGGGAGATCGCGCCGTCGAAAATCATCCTGGTCGGCGATTCCACCACGGCGGTCGTCGGTGGCTGGGGGCCCAGCTTCTGCGCCTATCACGTCACCTCGTTCATGGCGTGCCTCAATCTGGCGCGGGGCGGGCGCAGTTCGCGCACCTATATGCAGGAACGATCGTGGGAACTGGCGCTGAACGAGGCGCGCGTGCCCGGATATCAACGCACCTGGGTGCTGATCCAGTTCGGCCATAACGATCAACCGGGAAAGACGCGCTCGACCGAACTGGCGCAGGAATTTCCCGGTTATATCCGGCGCTATGTCGATGATGCGCGCAGGGCAGGGGCGATCCCCGTGCTGCTGACCCCGCTGACCCGGCGGACGTTCCGCGACGCCCGGCTGGACAATGATCTGGAACCCTGGGCCGCCGCCATCCGCACGGTGGCGAAGGAGGCGGACGTGCCGCTGATCGACCTCAACGCCGCCAGCGCCGCTGCGGTCCAGACGATGGGCGAACGGGCGGCAGAGCGGTTTGCCCAGCTGCCGCCCGGCGCGGTTCCGCCTGCCGCCCCGGCCCCGACCGCGAGCCCGTCCGCAACAGAGGTGAACGTCATCCCCACCGCGCTGCCGAAACTGGCCTTTGATCGCACGCATCTGGGCGTTGAGGGCGCGGATTACTTCGCGGAAATGGTCGCCGAACTGTTGGCCGATGCGGTACCGGACATGCGCCCGCTGCTGTTCGTCGATCGCCTGGACAAACGGGCGGGCGCCGCCCCGTCAGGCCGCTGA
- the pelA gene encoding pectate lyase, whose protein sequence is MGRHGPGRARLSTALLALSALTAATPGMARKIGTIEPSPPLSAERIASLPRAERAAWTAYFTRSAEQMRADKAALAAELPPGATPPPSPPGGGGELPGGDPDYFRSAEARAIADTIVSFQTPAGGWGKNTPRTIPPRRPGQHYIHEETPGSGGARDWAFVGTIDNSATTGEIAYLERVIAATGKAGEARYGAALRRGVDYLLAAQYPTGGWPQVWPLMGGYHNAITYNDDAMARVIRLLIDVGAGKGGYAMLSADHRARADRAVKAGIDCILRTQIVVNGVRTGWAQQHDPITLKPVTARAYEPAELTSAESVRLLSLLMSLPNPSPAVRRAVADGMAWVDRSVIRDAAWTKEGGNPRIVQQKGAVLWSRFYRASDNLPIFGDRDRSLYDDVMNISAERRGGYAWFNKSGLSAQAEYARWKKANGG, encoded by the coding sequence ATGGGACGTCATGGACCTGGCCGGGCGCGGCTGTCGACGGCATTGCTGGCGCTGTCCGCCCTGACCGCCGCGACGCCGGGCATGGCCAGAAAGATCGGGACCATCGAGCCGTCCCCGCCCCTGTCCGCCGAACGGATCGCCAGCCTGCCCAGGGCGGAGCGGGCGGCATGGACGGCGTACTTCACGCGGTCCGCCGAGCAGATGCGCGCGGACAAGGCGGCGCTGGCGGCGGAACTGCCCCCCGGTGCCACGCCGCCGCCATCCCCGCCGGGCGGCGGCGGCGAGTTGCCCGGCGGCGACCCGGATTATTTCCGGTCGGCCGAGGCGCGGGCGATTGCCGATACCATCGTCAGTTTCCAGACGCCGGCCGGCGGATGGGGCAAGAACACGCCGCGCACGATCCCGCCGCGCCGGCCCGGCCAGCATTATATTCACGAGGAAACGCCGGGCAGCGGCGGCGCAAGGGACTGGGCATTCGTCGGCACCATCGACAACAGCGCGACGACCGGCGAGATCGCGTATCTGGAACGCGTGATTGCAGCGACGGGCAAGGCGGGCGAGGCGCGGTATGGCGCGGCATTGCGGCGCGGGGTCGATTACCTGCTGGCCGCGCAATATCCGACGGGCGGGTGGCCGCAGGTCTGGCCGCTGATGGGCGGTTATCACAATGCCATCACCTATAATGACGATGCCATGGCGCGGGTCATCCGGCTGTTGATCGATGTCGGCGCAGGCAAGGGCGGCTATGCCATGCTGTCGGCGGATCATCGGGCGCGGGCCGACCGGGCGGTCAAGGCCGGGATCGATTGCATCCTGCGCACCCAGATCGTCGTGAACGGCGTGCGGACCGGATGGGCGCAGCAGCATGACCCGATCACGCTGAAACCCGTGACGGCGCGCGCCTATGAACCCGCCGAGCTGACCAGTGCGGAGAGCGTACGGCTGCTGTCGTTGCTGATGTCGTTGCCCAACCCGTCCCCGGCCGTCCGGCGCGCCGTCGCCGACGGGATGGCATGGGTGGACCGCAGCGTGATCCGCGACGCCGCCTGGACCAAGGAAGGCGGCAATCCCCGGATCGTGCAGCAAAAGGGCGCGGTGCTGTGGTCGCGATTTTACCGGGCGAGCGACAACCTGCCCATCTTTGGCGACCGGGACCGCAGCCTGTACGACGATGTGATGAACATCAGCGCGGAGCGGCGCGGCGGCTATGCCTGGTTCAACAAGAGCGGCCTGTCGGCACAGGCCGAATATGCGCGCTGGAAAAAGGCCAATGGCGGATGA